A genomic window from Halorubrum trapanicum includes:
- a CDS encoding LAGLIDADG family homing endonuclease gives MAQAGTQDLTERFIQFYRNYYREEIGQLAQRYPNEQRSLYVSYDDLFQFDRDLAEDFLNKPEQMREYAEEALRLYDLPADVSLGRAHVRIEDLPESVDIRGIRVHDDHIGKLVSIQGIVRKATDVRPKVTEAAFECQRCGTMTYIPQSDGGFQEPHECQGCERQGPFRVNFDQSEFVDSQKLRIQESPEGLRGGETPQSLDVDIVDDITGEVSPGDHVTCVGVLHIEQVEQGNEKSAIFDLYMDGVSIAIEDEEFEDMDITEADKRDIIELSERDDIYEAMVGSIAPAIYGYEEEKLAMILQLFSGVTKHLPDGSRIRGDLHMLLIGDPGTGKCLKYNTKVTLTDGREVPIGDLVEENLDDPKPVDDGVFDEVNFEVPSLQSDGTIGSARATKVWKREAPETMYRIETTSGTELEVTPSHPLFVQDGARHVPRRADELNVGDCVAVAPRAATDGGVAASGGQNTSVVEEVRLESIASIKQVKSEDDWVYDLEVAETHNYVSNGVVSHNSQMISYVENIAPRSVYTSGKGSSAAGLTAAAVRDDFGDGQQWSLEAGALVLADKGIAAVDELDKMDCVTGDALVTLADGRVERIDELAREAAEDGDVEELSNGRRVRDVDLDVWSMDEDGNLVERPVSAVHEYDAPSELTRVTTETGESLTATADHPFFVLDDGERVEREAAALDDGDWVYVPREIPTKAADGAGAAAMAGGVGSVEPLDDGSVDADGVDAAMASVLGYLSGDGNVFYDRDEGVYGVRFTNADDELLDDFERAARAAFDAEPVRPPSEKRDDGVETVRITGKEHADAVLDAGMNLGRYDEKCFPTPVSAGSRAAKAAFVRALADSEGHVDESAGNVRIASASRDLLEGTRSLLLGFSVSSQLQHRERDGGRDVYYLTVTDADSLAAFRRYVGFTATRKAAALDRVVDAADGDRTILDVVPEVDDVLARCRDSLRLYQSECGLDAVTYHDFETGAANISLHRARQVLAAFENRLETAAADRDALDETPTWETLSELRRRYHVSQSELAEGTTLSQQQISREWGERDEVRRAVTERLREILTEVAETDLDDLREFVRGDVKWRRVESVETVPPESTEHRGEVLRQRLADVIGGSVDTAEERARELLDRGPVGETRAELSAALDAYEISQADVASRLDVSQATVSRWLSGAVETDRLGDLREAVAAEVDAVKTELRSILARIEDGRRPKVYDLTVEGTHNFVANGLVVHNSSDRSAMHEGLEQQKISVSKAGINATLKARCSLLGAANPKYGRFDQYEPIGEQIDLEPALISRFDLIFTVTDSPDPEHDSRLAKHIIKTNYAGELNTQREELASSEFTSEQVAEVTEEVAPEIDSELLRKYIAHAKRSCFPTMTDEAKELIEEFYVDLRSKGADEDAPVPVTARKLEAMVRLSEASARVRLSDTVEREDADRATDIVESCLKDIGVDPETGQFDADVVETGTSKSQRDRIKNIKALIADIEEEYEEGAPVDEVIDRAGEIGMDPGKAEQEIEKLRTKGEVYEPKQGHLRTT, from the coding sequence ATGGCTCAGGCCGGCACCCAGGACCTCACGGAGCGGTTCATTCAGTTCTATCGCAACTACTATCGGGAGGAGATCGGGCAGCTCGCGCAGCGGTACCCCAACGAGCAGCGCTCGCTGTACGTCTCCTACGACGACCTCTTCCAGTTCGACCGCGACCTCGCCGAGGACTTCCTGAACAAGCCGGAGCAGATGCGCGAGTACGCCGAGGAGGCGCTGCGGCTCTACGACCTCCCCGCCGACGTCAGCCTCGGCCGCGCGCACGTCCGCATCGAGGACCTCCCCGAGAGCGTCGATATCCGGGGAATTCGCGTTCACGACGACCACATCGGCAAGCTCGTCTCGATCCAGGGCATCGTCCGCAAGGCCACGGACGTCCGCCCCAAGGTGACCGAGGCCGCCTTCGAGTGCCAGCGCTGCGGCACCATGACGTACATCCCCCAGAGCGACGGCGGCTTCCAAGAGCCCCACGAGTGCCAGGGCTGCGAGCGGCAGGGCCCGTTCCGCGTCAACTTCGACCAGTCCGAGTTCGTCGACTCCCAGAAGCTCCGCATCCAGGAGTCGCCCGAGGGGCTCCGCGGCGGCGAGACCCCCCAGTCGCTCGACGTCGACATCGTCGACGACATCACCGGCGAGGTGAGCCCCGGCGACCACGTCACCTGCGTCGGCGTCCTCCACATCGAGCAGGTCGAGCAGGGCAACGAGAAGTCCGCCATCTTCGACCTGTACATGGACGGCGTCTCCATCGCCATCGAGGACGAGGAGTTCGAGGACATGGACATCACCGAGGCGGACAAACGCGACATCATCGAGCTCTCCGAGCGCGACGACATCTACGAGGCGATGGTCGGCTCCATCGCCCCCGCCATCTACGGCTACGAGGAGGAGAAGCTCGCGATGATCCTCCAGCTGTTCTCCGGCGTGACGAAGCACCTCCCCGACGGGTCGCGGATCCGGGGCGACCTCCACATGCTCCTGATCGGTGACCCGGGTACTGGTAAGTGTTTGAAATATAACACAAAAGTGACACTTACAGACGGACGAGAGGTTCCGATAGGCGATCTCGTCGAGGAAAACCTCGATGATCCGAAACCGGTCGACGACGGCGTCTTCGACGAGGTCAATTTCGAGGTTCCATCGCTACAGTCGGACGGAACGATCGGATCCGCGCGAGCGACTAAAGTCTGGAAGCGCGAGGCTCCCGAAACGATGTATCGTATCGAGACTACCTCCGGCACGGAACTGGAGGTGACACCGTCGCATCCGCTTTTCGTCCAAGATGGTGCCAGACACGTTCCTCGGCGTGCGGATGAACTCAACGTCGGCGACTGTGTGGCCGTCGCACCGCGCGCTGCCACAGATGGTGGCGTCGCCGCGTCTGGTGGTCAGAACACCTCGGTCGTGGAAGAAGTTCGATTGGAGTCGATTGCGTCCATCAAGCAGGTCAAATCCGAGGATGACTGGGTCTACGACCTCGAAGTAGCGGAAACGCACAACTACGTCTCGAACGGGGTCGTCTCGCATAACTCCCAGATGATCTCGTACGTCGAGAACATCGCACCGCGGTCCGTCTACACGTCCGGGAAAGGCAGTTCTGCAGCCGGCCTTACTGCTGCAGCCGTAAGAGACGACTTCGGCGACGGGCAGCAGTGGTCGCTCGAAGCCGGCGCGCTCGTGCTCGCAGACAAGGGGATCGCAGCGGTCGACGAGCTCGACAAGATGGACTGCGTCACCGGCGACGCGCTGGTGACGCTCGCGGACGGCCGCGTCGAGCGCATCGACGAACTAGCGCGTGAAGCGGCCGAGGACGGCGACGTCGAGGAGCTCTCGAACGGGCGCCGCGTCCGCGACGTCGACCTCGACGTCTGGTCGATGGACGAGGACGGGAACCTCGTCGAGCGCCCCGTCTCCGCAGTCCACGAGTACGACGCGCCGTCGGAGCTGACCCGGGTGACGACCGAGACCGGCGAGTCATTGACCGCGACCGCCGACCACCCGTTCTTCGTCCTCGACGACGGGGAGCGCGTCGAGCGCGAGGCGGCCGCGCTCGACGACGGCGACTGGGTGTACGTGCCCCGAGAGATTCCGACGAAGGCCGCCGACGGCGCCGGAGCGGCAGCAATGGCGGGCGGCGTCGGGAGCGTCGAACCGCTCGACGATGGATCCGTCGACGCTGACGGCGTTGACGCCGCGATGGCGAGCGTCCTCGGATACCTCTCGGGCGACGGCAACGTCTTCTACGACCGCGACGAGGGCGTCTACGGCGTCCGGTTCACCAACGCGGACGACGAACTCTTAGACGACTTCGAGCGCGCGGCGCGGGCGGCGTTCGACGCGGAGCCGGTTCGACCGCCGAGCGAGAAGCGTGACGACGGCGTCGAGACGGTTCGCATCACGGGGAAGGAACACGCCGACGCCGTCCTCGACGCGGGGATGAACCTCGGTCGGTACGACGAGAAGTGCTTCCCGACCCCCGTTTCGGCCGGGAGCCGCGCGGCGAAGGCCGCGTTCGTCCGCGCGCTCGCCGACAGCGAGGGACACGTCGACGAGTCGGCGGGCAACGTCCGGATAGCGTCGGCGAGCCGGGACCTGCTGGAGGGCACGCGGAGCCTGCTCTTAGGGTTCAGCGTGTCGAGCCAGCTCCAGCACCGCGAACGAGACGGCGGCCGCGACGTGTACTACCTCACGGTGACCGACGCCGACTCGCTCGCGGCGTTCCGGCGGTACGTCGGATTCACGGCCACGCGGAAGGCGGCGGCGCTCGACCGCGTCGTCGACGCCGCGGACGGCGACCGAACGATCCTCGACGTGGTCCCGGAGGTCGACGACGTGCTCGCGCGGTGTCGCGACTCACTCCGGCTCTACCAAAGCGAGTGCGGGCTCGACGCGGTCACGTATCACGACTTCGAGACCGGGGCCGCGAACATCTCGCTCCACCGCGCCCGCCAAGTGCTCGCGGCGTTCGAGAACAGACTGGAGACGGCCGCCGCCGACCGGGACGCGCTCGACGAGACGCCGACGTGGGAGACGCTCTCGGAGCTACGGCGCCGATACCACGTCTCGCAGTCCGAGTTGGCCGAGGGAACGACGCTGTCCCAACAGCAGATTTCCCGCGAGTGGGGCGAACGCGACGAGGTCCGTCGGGCGGTGACTGAGCGGCTCCGAGAGATCCTTACCGAAGTCGCGGAGACCGACCTCGACGACCTCCGCGAGTTCGTCCGCGGCGACGTGAAGTGGCGACGTGTGGAGTCGGTCGAAACCGTTCCGCCGGAGTCGACCGAACACCGTGGTGAGGTGCTGCGACAGCGCCTCGCCGACGTGATCGGCGGGTCGGTCGACACGGCGGAAGAGCGCGCTCGCGAACTGCTCGACCGCGGTCCGGTCGGCGAGACGCGAGCGGAGCTGTCGGCGGCGCTCGACGCGTATGAGATCAGTCAGGCGGACGTGGCGTCGAGACTGGACGTGAGTCAGGCGACCGTGTCGCGCTGGTTGTCCGGCGCCGTCGAAACGGACCGTCTCGGTGACCTGCGCGAGGCCGTCGCGGCTGAGGTCGACGCCGTGAAGACGGAACTGCGGTCGATACTGGCGCGGATCGAGGACGGACGGCGGCCGAAGGTGTACGACCTGACCGTCGAGGGGACGCACAACTTCGTCGCGAACGGGCTCGTCGTCCACAACTCCTCCGACCGCTCCGCGATGCACGAGGGCCTCGAACAACAGAAGATCTCCGTCTCGAAGGCAGGGATCAACGCGACGCTGAAGGCGCGGTGTTCCCTGCTCGGTGCCGCGAACCCCAAGTACGGTCGATTCGACCAGTACGAGCCGATCGGCGAGCAGATCGACTTAGAGCCGGCGCTCATCTCGCGGTTCGACCTGATCTTCACGGTGACGGACAGCCCGGACCCGGAGCACGACTCCCGGCTGGCGAAACACATCATCAAGACGAACTACGCCGGCGAGCTCAACACCCAGCGCGAGGAGCTGGCGAGCTCGGAGTTCACCTCCGAGCAGGTGGCGGAGGTGACCGAGGAGGTCGCGCCCGAGATCGACTCGGAGCTGCTGCGCAAGTACATCGCCCACGCGAAGCGGTCCTGCTTCCCGACGATGACGGACGAGGCGAAGGAGCTCATCGAGGAGTTCTACGTCGACCTGCGCTCGAAGGGCGCGGACGAGGACGCGCCGGTGCCGGTGACGGCGCGGAAGCTGGAGGCGATGGTGCGCCTCTCGGAGGCGAGCGCGCGGGTGCGCCTCTCGGACACCGTCGAGCGCGAGGACGCCGACCGCGCGACCGACATCGTCGAGTCGTGTCTCAAGGACATCGGCGTCGACCCGGAGACGGGGCAGTTCGACGCCGACGTGGTCGAGACGGGCACCTCGAAGAGCCAGCGCGACCGCATCAAGAACATCAAGGCGCTGATCGCCGACATCGAGGAGGAGTACGAGGAGGGCGCGCCCGTCGACGAGGTAATCGATCGCGCCGGCGAGATCGGGATGGATCCGGGGAAGGCCGAACAGGAGATCGAGAAGCTCCGGACGAAAGGCGAGGTGTACGAGCCCAAGCAGGGCCACCTCAGGACGACGTAG
- a CDS encoding TRAM domain-containing protein: MIPTSPLVVGLAVAVALIALFVLARRLRGPSADARESKRAHDAAQERDPPVEIGETYEFGVTELTDHHSGEEVAVGKVEGFVLFTEDIPGGLETGDVIRAKVLSFNEGRTSADATFVGRA, from the coding sequence ATGATTCCCACCTCGCCGCTCGTCGTCGGCCTCGCCGTCGCGGTCGCGCTGATCGCGCTGTTCGTGCTCGCCCGACGGCTCCGCGGCCCCTCCGCCGACGCGCGCGAGTCCAAGCGCGCCCACGACGCGGCTCAGGAGCGCGACCCGCCGGTCGAGATCGGCGAGACGTACGAGTTCGGCGTCACCGAGCTCACCGACCACCACTCCGGCGAGGAGGTCGCCGTCGGCAAGGTCGAGGGGTTCGTTCTCTTCACCGAGGACATCCCGGGCGGGCTCGAAACGGGCGACGTGATCCGCGCGAAGGTACTCTCGTTCAACGAGGGGCGCACCTCCGCCGACGCGACGTTCGTCGGGCGCGCGTAA
- a CDS encoding DEAD/DEAH box helicase, which yields MKVADAVPEFADAFGFDEFNRMQREALPGILETDHNVVASAPTASGKTALAELAICRTLAAGGTALFIAPLRALTNEKESEWERFEELGYSVYVVSGERDLNPRRAERADVLVTTPEKADSATRKHDSARYSFITDVDCVVIDEVHLLDSEKRGAVLEVTVSRLRRLQDPRVVALSATMPNIDDVAEWLDAPAETTYAFGDEYRPVDLETGVKTYSHGSNAFADKYRRLYRALDLAEPHVREDGQALVFVSSRQDTVQAAKKARDEITERDIPIDSRDDYDFHNEAKELTNDTLRQSVTDGVGFHHAGLGKADRDRVEEWFKRGKIKFLFSTSTLAWGVNLPARCVVIRDTKYHDPLEGETDISPLDVLQMLGRAGRPEYDDVGYGWVVCDRADADKYRKLLREGKEIESRLAADLESHLNAEIAMGTIRGLEDVMAWLETTFYYVRAQSEPEAYDFPTLRDRVRDTLESLVDDGFVAADDDLAIEPTGLGRLASKYYLRLDTARRFRRLADRETLTVDSVLETVASAGEFDSVSARSAESDAIDRILDGRDTDLEDGHRKVFAILLAGMADSIPSDLRSDAWVIRQNALRLLAALAEFLDRFAGPRAANLARRVEARVEHGVSREAVALTAIEGVGSGRAERLADAGLTSPADVVDAGAKDLENAGMSGSVAERIVDAARDCPRIDVDWGEFPEAIAVGENEMCEVAVTAVSGSARAGIRVTVNDVEMTATTTYLDGEATVPVGVFGPPDADELEFVVEVVFPDLPLLPVTATRTVRVA from the coding sequence GTGAAGGTCGCGGACGCGGTGCCGGAGTTCGCCGACGCCTTCGGGTTCGACGAGTTCAACCGGATGCAACGGGAGGCGCTCCCGGGCATCCTGGAGACCGACCACAACGTCGTCGCGTCGGCGCCGACGGCCTCCGGAAAGACGGCGCTCGCCGAGCTCGCGATCTGCCGGACCCTCGCGGCGGGCGGGACCGCTCTCTTCATCGCGCCGCTGCGGGCGCTCACCAACGAGAAGGAGAGCGAGTGGGAGCGGTTCGAGGAACTCGGCTACTCCGTCTACGTCGTCTCGGGCGAGCGCGACCTCAACCCCCGGCGCGCCGAGCGCGCGGACGTGCTGGTGACGACGCCCGAGAAGGCCGACAGCGCGACGCGGAAGCACGACTCCGCGCGCTACTCGTTCATCACCGACGTGGACTGCGTCGTCATCGACGAGGTCCACCTGCTCGACTCCGAGAAGCGCGGCGCGGTCCTCGAAGTCACCGTCTCGCGGCTCCGCCGGCTCCAGGACCCGCGCGTCGTCGCGCTGTCGGCGACGATGCCGAACATCGACGACGTCGCGGAGTGGCTCGACGCCCCCGCGGAGACGACGTACGCGTTCGGCGACGAGTACCGCCCGGTCGACTTAGAGACCGGGGTGAAGACGTACTCGCACGGGTCGAACGCGTTCGCCGACAAGTACCGCCGGCTCTACCGCGCGCTCGACTTAGCCGAGCCGCACGTCCGCGAGGACGGGCAGGCCTTGGTGTTCGTCTCCTCGCGGCAGGACACGGTCCAGGCGGCCAAGAAGGCGCGCGACGAGATCACCGAGCGCGACATCCCGATCGACTCGCGGGACGACTACGACTTCCACAACGAGGCCAAGGAGCTGACCAACGACACGCTCCGCCAGTCGGTCACCGACGGCGTCGGCTTCCACCACGCCGGGCTCGGGAAAGCGGACCGCGACCGCGTCGAGGAGTGGTTCAAGCGGGGGAAGATCAAGTTCCTCTTCTCGACGTCGACGCTCGCGTGGGGGGTGAACCTCCCCGCCCGCTGCGTCGTCATCCGGGACACGAAGTACCACGACCCGCTGGAGGGGGAGACGGACATCTCGCCGCTCGACGTGCTCCAGATGCTCGGCCGCGCCGGGCGCCCGGAGTACGACGACGTGGGGTACGGCTGGGTGGTCTGCGACCGCGCCGACGCGGACAAGTACCGGAAGCTGCTGCGCGAGGGCAAAGAGATCGAGTCGCGGCTCGCGGCCGACCTCGAGTCGCACCTCAACGCCGAGATCGCGATGGGGACGATCCGCGGGCTGGAGGACGTGATGGCGTGGCTGGAGACCACCTTCTACTACGTCCGCGCGCAGTCCGAGCCCGAGGCGTACGACTTCCCGACGCTCCGGGACCGCGTGCGCGACACGCTCGAATCGCTCGTCGACGACGGGTTCGTCGCGGCCGACGACGACCTCGCGATCGAGCCGACCGGACTCGGGCGCCTCGCCTCGAAGTACTACCTCCGCCTGGACACCGCGCGCCGCTTCCGGCGCCTCGCCGACCGCGAGACGCTGACGGTCGACTCCGTGTTGGAGACCGTCGCCTCGGCCGGCGAGTTCGACTCCGTCTCGGCGCGCTCGGCCGAGTCGGACGCGATCGACCGAATTCTCGACGGGCGCGACACGGACTTGGAGGACGGCCACCGCAAGGTGTTCGCCATCCTGCTCGCCGGGATGGCGGACTCGATCCCCTCGGACCTCCGGTCGGACGCGTGGGTGATCCGGCAGAACGCGCTGCGCCTGCTCGCCGCGCTCGCGGAGTTCCTCGACCGCTTCGCCGGCCCGCGCGCCGCCAACCTCGCCCGCCGCGTCGAGGCGCGCGTCGAGCACGGCGTCTCCCGCGAGGCGGTCGCGCTCACGGCGATCGAGGGCGTCGGCTCCGGCCGCGCCGAGCGCCTCGCGGACGCCGGTCTCACCTCGCCCGCCGACGTGGTCGACGCCGGCGCGAAAGACCTCGAAAACGCCGGGATGAGCGGCTCCGTCGCGGAGCGCATCGTCGACGCCGCGCGCGACTGCCCCCGGATCGACGTCGACTGGGGAGAGTTCCCGGAGGCCATCGCGGTCGGCGAAAACGAGATGTGCGAGGTCGCCGTGACCGCCGTCTCCGGGAGCGCTCGCGCCGGGATCCGGGTCACCGTCAACGACGTGGAGATGACCGCGACGACGACGTACCTCGACGGCGAGGCGACGGTCCCGGTGGGCGTGTTCGGCCCACCGGACGCCGACGAACTGGAGTTCGTCGTCGAGGTCGTCTTCCCGGACCTGCCGCTGCTGCCCGTCACCGCGACCCGGACGGTTCGGGTGGCGTAG
- a CDS encoding endonuclease NucS domain-containing protein — protein MPQRLRVLAGDCVVTDRGDRTRTHRGRVVVLIKPDDTTLVHDADGYQPVAWLTRPESVVVEGDGDGFTVTARDGSRRLRVVAEEATASRALPVTEAGVPVGTCPEDGGPLVRSRGDVVCLDCEERWGLPAGASVTDATCDDCGLPKIRVERGEPFHLCLDPACDPMEDAVSDRFDGVWDCPDCDGDLRVRFAPGRVYLACENDPDCETTFSFPAGVVVDECDCGLPVFETAAGLGCLDGTCPLDGHTIDGEKTENGTAETPDPNTG, from the coding sequence ATGCCGCAACGACTCCGCGTGCTGGCCGGCGACTGCGTAGTGACCGACCGCGGCGACCGCACCCGCACCCACCGCGGGCGCGTCGTCGTCCTGATCAAACCGGACGACACGACGCTCGTCCACGACGCCGACGGCTACCAGCCCGTCGCGTGGCTCACCCGCCCCGAGAGCGTCGTCGTCGAGGGCGACGGCGACGGGTTCACCGTCACCGCCCGCGACGGCTCCCGCCGACTCCGGGTGGTCGCGGAGGAGGCGACCGCGAGCCGCGCGCTCCCGGTCACCGAGGCGGGCGTTCCGGTCGGGACCTGCCCCGAGGACGGCGGGCCGCTCGTCCGCTCGCGGGGCGATGTGGTGTGCCTCGACTGCGAGGAACGCTGGGGGCTCCCGGCCGGCGCGAGCGTGACGGACGCGACCTGCGACGACTGCGGGCTCCCGAAGATCCGGGTCGAGCGCGGCGAGCCGTTCCACCTCTGTCTCGACCCCGCCTGCGACCCGATGGAGGACGCCGTCAGCGACCGGTTCGACGGAGTTTGGGACTGTCCCGACTGCGATGGCGACCTCCGCGTCCGATTCGCGCCCGGCCGCGTCTACCTCGCCTGCGAGAACGACCCCGACTGCGAGACCACCTTCTCGTTCCCGGCGGGCGTCGTCGTCGACGAGTGCGACTGCGGGCTCCCCGTCTTCGAGACGGCGGCCGGGCTGGGCTGTCTGGACGGCACCTGTCCGCTCGACGGGCACACGATAGACGGCGAAAAGACGGAGAACGGAACGGCGGAAACGCCGGATCCGAACACCGGATAG
- a CDS encoding tyrosine--tRNA ligase yields the protein MDAHELITRNAAEVVTEEEIEALADDPEGKRAYVGYEPSGVLHIGHMLTANKLIDLQKAGFEVTVLLADVHAYLNDKGSFEEIRHTAERMRDQFIAYGLDESNTQFVLGSDFQLDDDYTLDLHALELETTLARAERAMAEITSGDSVKVSQAVYPLMQALDIPYLGVDLAVGGMEQRKVHMLARDVLPSIDREPPTSLHTPLIADLGTGRGKMSSSEGVTISMEDSREDIESKVNDAYCPPTADPEPTDEGESRENPVLQVFEYHVFPRFDAVTVERPEEYGGDLEYDAYDDLEADLESGELHPADAKGALAEYLDRLIAPGRQQLAE from the coding sequence ATGGACGCTCACGAGCTGATCACCCGGAACGCGGCCGAGGTGGTCACCGAAGAGGAGATCGAGGCGCTGGCCGACGACCCCGAGGGCAAGCGGGCGTACGTCGGCTACGAGCCCTCGGGAGTCCTCCACATCGGTCACATGCTCACCGCGAACAAGCTGATCGACCTCCAGAAGGCGGGATTCGAGGTGACGGTCCTTTTGGCCGACGTACACGCCTACCTCAACGACAAGGGGTCGTTCGAGGAGATCCGCCACACCGCCGAGCGCATGCGCGACCAGTTCATCGCCTACGGGCTCGACGAGTCGAACACCCAGTTCGTCCTCGGCTCCGATTTCCAGCTCGACGACGACTACACCCTCGACCTCCACGCCTTAGAGCTGGAGACGACGCTCGCCCGCGCCGAGCGGGCGATGGCCGAGATCACCTCCGGCGACTCCGTGAAGGTGTCGCAGGCCGTCTACCCGCTGATGCAGGCGCTCGACATCCCGTACCTCGGCGTCGACCTCGCGGTCGGCGGGATGGAGCAGCGCAAGGTCCACATGCTCGCGCGCGACGTGCTGCCGAGCATCGACCGCGAGCCGCCGACGAGCCTCCACACGCCACTCATCGCCGACCTCGGGACCGGCCGCGGGAAGATGTCCTCCAGCGAGGGCGTCACCATCTCGATGGAGGACTCCCGCGAGGACATCGAGTCGAAGGTGAACGACGCCTACTGCCCGCCGACGGCCGACCCCGAGCCGACCGACGAGGGGGAGTCGCGCGAGAACCCCGTCCTCCAGGTGTTCGAGTACCACGTGTTCCCGCGCTTCGACGCGGTGACCGTCGAGCGCCCGGAGGAGTACGGCGGCGACTTGGAGTACGACGCCTACGACGACCTGGAGGCCGACTTGGAGTCCGGCGAGCTCCACCCCGCGGACGCGAAGGGCGCGCTCGCGGAGTACCTCGACCGCCTCATCGCGCCGGGCCGCCAGCAGCTCGCGGAGTAG